attttaatatattattctttaaatttaatttatattttatgaaaTCATTTCAAAATCAATGAGAAAGTTAAGTGATCACGTGTTAACATTcaactaatttttaaaatttaaaattattaataaatatttttagcaattttttatatttttaaataattttagtgattttaaattttaaattttattttaaaatttaaaaattttaaaaattaattaaacactAACATCAATAATTTACCTGCTATGCGATGGATGTAAGTAAagttaaaatttaactttttcattGAAATGAGAAGCTCCTTTTGAAAGAAAAGCGGGACAAGAAAATGGTGAAATGGGATTTGTTTAATGGAGAATTGTATGGATTTTGCTCAACATTCTGATAAATATCTTTAATTTGCAACATGCATGGGTACATATAAAAAcactaaaatgattaatttattttGAGTTGTGTAATTAAGTTAAAAAGAAATACACACTGCAATTTCTTTTATTTGGGATCTCATCTTACTACTTTGAGAAATAATCAACATTCGACAATGAGATCGTGGAGggagttaaaaattaaataaataaaataagaccAGAGTCCATGGTCAAATTTGGCATCTGGATAAACCTAGCTAGATTTGCCACCCACCATTTACAGCTATAAATAGGCCTCTTCTTTCACTAGCTCTTCACACCTATCTCTACTTCTCTACCCAAAGACAACAATGGCTGCCTCAAGTAACTTCCTCCTTTTTTCAGcttctcttttcttcttcatAGTCTCTCCTTCAATTCAAGCTTCTTTTAGGCCTAAAGCACTACTGCTTCCAGTCTCAAAAGATGCTTCAACTCTCCAATATCTCACTCAAATCAAGCAAAGAACCCCTTTAGTGCCTATCAAGTTGACCCTTGATCTTGGTGGTGAATATCTCTGGGTCGATTGTGACCAAGGCTATGTCTCATCTTCCTACAAGCCTGCCCGTTGTAACTCGGCTCAATGCAACTTGGCTAGGTCTAAGGCTTGCGGAAGTTGCTTCGATGGTCCCAAGCCAGGCTGCAACAATAATACTTGTAGTCTCCTCCCATCCAACAGCGTCAAAAACACTGGCACCATTGGCGAGGTTGCCCAAGATGTTGTATCAATCCAATCTACCAATGGAAAGAATCCTGGGAAAGAAGTTACAGTGTCTAAGTTTCTCTTCACTTGCGGGTCTTCTTTTCTCTTGGACGGTCTTGCCAGTGGTGTTAAAGGCATGGCTGGTCTAGGTAGAACAAAGATTTCAATGCCTTCCCAATTCGCTGCTGCTTTTAGTTTCCCTAGAAAATTTGCAGTTTGTTTGAGTTCATCTTCAGGCTCCAATGGTGTCGTCATCTTTGGCGATGGGCCTTACAATTTCCTTC
The Gossypium arboreum isolate Shixiya-1 chromosome 10, ASM2569848v2, whole genome shotgun sequence genome window above contains:
- the LOC108487567 gene encoding probable aspartic proteinase GIP2, with translation MAASSNFLLFSASLFFFIVSPSIQASFRPKALLLPVSKDASTLQYLTQIKQRTPLVPIKLTLDLGGEYLWVDCDQGYVSSSYKPARCNSAQCNLARSKACGSCFDGPKPGCNNNTCSLLPSNSVKNTGTIGEVAQDVVSIQSTNGKNPGKEVTVSKFLFTCGSSFLLDGLASGVKGMAGLGRTKISMPSQFAAAFSFPRKFAVCLSSSSGSNGVVIFGDGPYNFLPNIDVSKSLIYTPLILNPVSTSSASFQGDPSADYFIGVNGITVNNKPVSFNKTLLSINKEGQGGTKISTVTPYTVMQTSIYRAVVNAFIKQTSKDARVPAVAPFSACYNAKSLGSTRVGPAVPQIDLLLPNKVVWRIFGANSLVQVNKDVLCLGFVDGGLEPTTSIVIGGHQIEDNLLQIDLAASKLGFSSSLLFRQTTCSNFNFTSTA